A genome region from Penaeus chinensis breed Huanghai No. 1 chromosome 15, ASM1920278v2, whole genome shotgun sequence includes the following:
- the LOC125032791 gene encoding glutamate receptor ionotropic, NMDA 3B-like, whose amino-acid sequence MDRSSFMAGNGYVILPSRLQQYDFTSGYIVSYQSFVMATPSLAPRWDNLLFPLSWEVWVSVIAASVVLAGVLTMLGQAGRATYPSLSQSVLEVYKILLGQDFSQWRARTTASRIVIAAWLVVALIVGVAYRGNLTASLTSPVYPPRPETAAALVKAVERINIPPYGADWKKFYLASNSEVFNAIGKLLYVGPSMEEGLRLTAEKNHAVIANRQFLDYVIAQNFTDATGKARLYVAQSNLETVFLGYPIPHGAPYKPLLDRIILAFTESGLFLKWHGDQMDEVRAAIFSKQRQQEGRANEAASDGQATSLTIAHMQGPFLFLTFGLVTAFLVFLVELVFRFLLNADR is encoded by the exons ATGGACAGGTCCTCCTTCATGGCAGGAAACGGCTACGTCATCCTGCCATCTCGCCTCCAGCAATACGATTTCACAAGCGGCTACATAGTCTCTTATCAGAGCTTCGTTATGGCCACGCCCTCGCTTGCTCCACGATGGGATAACCTGCTTTTCCCTCTGTCGTGGGAGGTGTGGGTGTCGGTCATAGCAGCGTCCGTGGTGTTAGCCGGAGTACTGACGATG CTTGGCCAGGCCGGACGCGCCACGTACCCCAGCCTCAGCCAGTCAGTGCTGGAGGTCTACAAGATCCTTCTTGGCCAAGACTTCAGCCAATGGCGTGCCAGAACGACCGCAAGTCGCATAGTGATCGCCGCGTGGTTGGTGGTTGCTCTGATTGTGGGCGTGGCGTACAGGGGCAACTTGACGGCCTCCCTCACCTCGCCGGTGTATCCTCCGAGGCCTGAGACAGCCGCGGCGTTGGTCAAAGCCGTGGAAAG GATCAATATTCCGCCCTACGGTGCAGACTGGAAGAAGTTCTACTTGGCTTCCAACTCCGAGGTTTTTAACGCCATCGGGAAGCTACTGTACGTTGGTCCGTCGATGGAAGAAGGGCTTCGGTTGACAGCAGAAAAGAA TCACGCAGTCATAGCCAATCGCCAATTTCTGGATTACGTCATAGCCCAGAATTTCACGGACGCAACAGGCAAGGCGAGACTGTACGTGGCGCAGAGCAACTTGGAAACGGTTTTCTTGGGCTACCCAATTCCTCATGGCGCCCCCTACAAGCCCCTGCTGGACCGCATTATCCTCGCCTTTACTGAG AGCGGCCTGTTCCTCAAATGGCACGGAGACCAAATGGATGAGGTGCGCGCGGCCATCTTCAGTAAGCAGCGCCAGCAGGAGGGCCGCGCCAACGAAGCAGCTTCTGACGGCCAAGCCACATCGCTGACTATTGCGCACATGCAAGGACCTTTCCTGTTTTTAACGTTTGGTTTAGTTACAGCCTTTTTGGTTTTCCTCGTTGAGCTggtgttccgttttctgttgaatGCAGAtcgttag
- the LOC125032790 gene encoding docking protein 2-like, protein MAMNSRATEVMIESPCKTGLVNSRIKGGILKKHKQLYAKLYKTSRSGVARIELYSDGKASVSGPPSSVIVASEVTKVAPSGPLSFQVSIKDQVNDFSVDSKEERNAWVRMIQDVFFQPQQSANSTTKVGADGIVSENDIYISADEVVREFMVTIGAETRSKLAVDGQMRLLIEDGHITLISPEGKRVMRWSMGQLRRFGYRTNDFHLEAGRKSESGEGVFSFVTNQGRQIHAMVSKEKARTRTSGMSQTPSLPVGQVTPPEASDAPVITIGGHTYEEVEVMQNKPSPTKPPRPSQNKFSNDSPTESPSTTPVPITFANIKSPRTNSVSVCMDTRPGMLPAANTLPRMTHYSMSDKNIYSEPEIPTQAWRTHGTDVYDKITTDNTYDTLQHYQPVAEDHYANNHVQQPRPQADAAPAAPRKPQFPQHIVVNQEATYAVISKPRVKQNSGPGRTDKPDATIALKQNSLI, encoded by the exons ATGGCCATGAATTCGCGCGCCACTGAAGTCATGATCGAATCGCCGTGCAAGACCGGGCTCGTCAACAGCCGGATAAAGGGAGGGATcttgaag aAACACAAGCAGCTCTACGCCAAGCTCTACAAGACATCCCGCAGCGGCGTGGCGAGAATCGAGCTTTATTCGGACGGCAAGGCTTCCGTGTCGGGGCCGCCCTCGTCCGTCATCGTCGCGTCTGAGGTGACGAAGGTGGCACCGAGCGGACCGCTGTCGTTTCAG GTCTCGATCAAGGATCAAGTCAACGACTTTTCTGTCGACAGCAAGGAGGAAAGAAACGCCTGGGTCAgg ATGATTCAGGACGTCTTCTTCCAGCCGCAACAGAGCGCGAACTCCACCACCAAAGTAGGCGCAGACGGAATCGTGTCCGAAAACGACATCTATATATCTGCTGACGAAG TCGTGCGCGAATTCATGGTGACGATTGGCGCGGAGACGCGGTCGAAGCTCGCCGTGGATGGCCAGATGCGGCTGCTGATCGAGGACGGCCACATCACCCTCATCAGCCCCGAGGGCAAGCGGGTGATGCGCTGGTCCATGGGCCAACTGCGGCGCTTCGGCTACAGGACCAACGACTTCCACCTGGAGGCGGGGCGCAAGAGCGAGTCCGGGGAAGGCGTGTTCTCCTTCGTCACCAAtcag GGCCGGCAGATCCACGCCATGGTGAGCAAGGAGAAGGCCCGCACGAGGACCTCCGGCATGAGCCAGACGCCCTCCCTCCCGGTGGGGCAGGTCACGCCGCCCGAGGCCTCCGACGCGCCTGTCATCACCATAGGAGGGCACACCTACGAAGAGGTCGAGGTCATGCAAAACAAG cCAAGCCCCACCAAGCCACCCCGACCGAGCCAGAATAAATTCTCGAACGACAGCCCCACCGAGAGCCCCTCGACGACGCCCGTGCCCATCACCTTCGCCAACATCAAGTCTCCGCGCACCAACAGCGTCTCCGTTTGCATGGACACCAGACCGGGGATGCTGCCCGCCGCCAATACCCTGCCGCGCATGACCCACTACTCGATGTCCGACAAAAACATTTACTCAGAGCCCGAGATCCCCACCCAAGCTTGGAGGACTCATGGCACGGATGTATACGACAAGATCA CCACGGACAACACCTACGACACGCTGCAACACTACCAACCCGTG GCGGAAGATCACTACGCTAATAACCACGTACAACAGCCGCGGCCGCAAGCAGACGCCGCACCCGCCGCGCCCAGAAAGCCGCAGTTCCCGCAGCACATCGTAGTCAACCAGGAAGCAACCTACGCCGTCATCAGCAAGCCGCGTGTCAAGCAGAATTCGGGTCCAGGCAGGACGGACAAGCCCGACGCGACGATTGCGCTTAAGCAAAACAGCTTGATCTAA